From a single Drosophila sulfurigaster albostrigata strain 15112-1811.04 chromosome 3, ASM2355843v2, whole genome shotgun sequence genomic region:
- the LOC133843854 gene encoding procathepsin L-like, which translates to MKKLILFVALVRYAQALSYSDVLEEEWNRFQLDYTKLYKTEDELLLRRQIFEDNKRMIDNHNRRFMAGKESYEMGVNQFTDLLPEEFESLMLSPINITEAEGLIDSRYTAPRDVVSPSSIDWRTKGAVTRVKDQGRCGSCWAFATTGTLEGQTFVKTGRLVSLSEQNLMDCSNRHPYNNKGCAGGSRWSALNYIKDNGGINTESSYPYQATMKQCRYDKRYIGATVKGRSLVEGKSEANLAAVTALRGPVSVGVDSKGMQSYKSGVYNNPNCSKTKLNHAIVVVGYGHDKRGGDYWLVKNSWGTTWGERGYIRMARNRNNLCGIVSFAVFPLV; encoded by the coding sequence ATGAAGAaactaatattatttgttgctcTCGTTAGATACGCTCAGGCACTTTCCTACTCCGATGTACTGGAGGAGGAATGGAATCGTTTTCAACTCGATTACACTAAGTTGTATAAGACTGAAGATGAATTATTGCTGCGCAGACAGATTTTCGAAGATAACAAACGGATGATCGACAATCACAACAGAAGATTTATGGCCGGAAAGGAGAGCTACGAAATGGGCGTCAATCAGTTCACGGATTTACTACCTGAGGAGTTCGAAAGTCTAATGCTAAGTCCAATAAACATTACGGAGGCAGAAGGTCTCATCGACTCTAGATACACTGCTCCGAGAGACGTAGTTTCGCCGAGTAGCATTGATTGGCGCACCAAGGGCGCAGTAACGAGAGTGAAGGATCAGGGGAGATGTGGATCATGCTGGGCATTCGCGACAACGGGCACGCTAGAGGGTCAGACCTTTGTGAAGACAGGTCGGTTGGTCTCGCTTTCTGAACAGAATCTGATGGACTGCTCGAATCGTCATCCATACAACAATAAAGGCTGCGCCGGTGGCTCGAGATGGAGTGCTCTAAATTATATTAAGGATAATGGTGGCATCAATACGGAGTCGTCATATCCCTACCAGGCCACAATGAAGCAATGTCGATACGACAAACGGTACATTGGAGCCACTGTTAAAGGTCGTTCCCTGGTAGAAGGCAAGAGTGAAGCGAATCTGGCAGCTGTAACAGCATTACGTGGTCCCGTTTCAGTAGGTGTTGACAGCAAAGGCATGCAGAGTTATAAAAGCGGAGTTTACAATAATCCCAATtgttcaaaaacaaaattgaatcatgcgatagttgttgttggctatgGGCACGATAAAAGAGGTGGCGATTACTGGCTGGTTAAGAATTCCTGGGGCACAACTTGGGGTGAACGCGGTTACATTCGTATGGCTCGTAATAGAAACAATCTATGTGGGATTGTAAGCTTTGCTGTCTTTCCGTTGGTGTGA